In Periplaneta americana isolate PAMFEO1 chromosome 4, P.americana_PAMFEO1_priV1, whole genome shotgun sequence, one DNA window encodes the following:
- the LOC138697585 gene encoding hexosaminidase D-like — translation MWRIRGRTQITLAAMTVATLILILYRMSTNDVIASNITKDGHIHLTKIDEANEFSTLTQNQDVAKLREYEAHIMDDIRGRGGSVDDRLGRRLMFPSDNNLRSVEDHIDNMKEHSGSAWNSGIHSFKGYRMVHLDLKGAPPRVSYYEDFFPLIRNLGATGILMEYEDMFPFSGPQLQDIPAYNAYSKSDIRQILQLAASNGLQVIPLIQTFGHMEFLLKLQKYSELREVQKYPQVICPTHNSTFDLLTAMIDQVVELHPGIKYLHIGCDEVYYLGECVRCGLALVDHQWSKKQLFLHHVSRLAKYVRDRHPGVTPLTWDDEFRELTAAELVEWGIAKLLEPVIWKYTPDVASYIAPEVWDKYAAVFPAVWVASAFKGATGSDKYITDISYHLENHQSWMDIISSYSSQLTFKGIFITGWQRYDHFSVLCELLPVGIPSLAASLSFIQSENRGTALIPRKVLDVLKCDGSLPMSPGAGRTRCNFPGSPILEAVERLYMLHLNVDRMLADSTVKGWMSTYNVEHGFSNPSHVEHATAELDRCKMELAYIERDIRSAMSDVYDRYTITEWVTTFLRPLDAQLQTLWEAREKLLSRTHWPKRPLDILKPSVTHNL, via the exons ATGTGGAGAATACGTGGAAGAACTCAGATAACCCTTGCAGCAATGACTGTtgcaacattaattttaatattatatagaaTGTCGACAAATGATGTAATAGCATCCAATATTACGAAGGATGGTCATATTCATTTGACAAAGATTGATGAAGCTAATGAATTTTCAACACTGACACAAAATCAGGACGTTGCAAAACTACGTGAATACGAAGCTCACATAATGGATGATATTAGGGGACGAGGAGGATCTGTGGATGACAGACTGGGCAGGAGACTCATGTTTCCAAGTGACAATAATTTGCGTTCTGTTGAAGAccatatagataatatgaaagagcattctgGAAGTGCGTGGAACAGTGGTATTCATTCCTTCAAAGGATACAGAATGGTTCACTTAGATCTGAAGGGCGCACCTCCAAGAGTTTCTTATTATGAAGACTTCTTCCCTCTGATCCGTAATTTAGGTGCTACAGGTATTTTGATGGAATATGAAGATATGTTTCCATTTAGTGGCCCACAGTTGCAAGATATACCAGCATATAATGCATACTCGAAATCAGATATTCGACAGATCTTGCAATTGGCAGCAAGCAATGGACTACAAGTAATTCCATTGATTCAAACATTTGGACACATGGAATTTCTTTTGAAGTTACAGAAATATTCTGAACTTCGCGAAGTTCAAAAATACCCGCAG GTAATATGCCCGACACATAATTCAACATTTGATTTATTAACAGCAATGATTGACCAAGTAGTGGAATTACACCCTGGTATTAAATATCTACATATTGGTTGTGATGAAGTGTATTACCTTGGCGAATGTGTACGTTGTGGATTGGCATTGGTGGATCACCAGTGGAGCAAGAAGCAGCTCTTTCTTCATCATGTCAGTCGGCTTGCTAA GTATGTGAGGGATAGGCATCCAGGTGTAACACCTCTCACCTGGGATGATGAATTCCGGGAACTGACAGCAGCAGAGTTGGTGGAGTGGGGTATTGCCAAATTGCTAGAACCTGTCATATGGAAGTACACACCAGATGTTGCTAGTTATATTGCTCCTGAG GTGTGGGACAAATACGCTGCTGTGTTTCCAGCTGTATGGGTGGCAAGTGCTTTCAAGGGGGCGACGGGATCGGATAAATATATAACTGATATCA gtTACCATCTGGAAAACCACCAGTCGTGGATGGATATTATTTCTTCGTATTCTAGTCAGCTCACATTTAAAGGGATATTCATCACTGGCTGGCAACGATATGATCACTTTTCAGTTCTTTGTGAATTACTTCCTGTAGGGATTCCATCTCTAGCAGCCAGTTTGTCTTTCATCCAGTCAGAAAACAGAG GTACGGCACTGATACCACGGAAGGTGTTAGATGTATTGAAGTGTGATGGATCATTACCTATGAGCCCAGGCGCAGGACGTACTAGGTGCAATTTTCCTGGATCTCCAATCTTGGAAGCTGTGGAACGTCTTTACATGTTACATCTGAATGTGGACAGGATGTTGGCAGATTCAACAGTTAAGGGTTGGATGTCTACATATAATGTGGAACATGGTTTTTCTAACCCTtcacat GTAGAACATGCTACAGCAGAACTAGATCGGTGCAAAATGGAATTGGCCTACATTGAACGCGATATAAGATCAGCGATGTCAGATGTGTACGATCGTTACACAATCACTGAATGGGTGACTACATTCCTGCGGCCACTAGATGCACAGCTGCAGACACTATGGGAAGCGCGAGAAAAACTTCTATCACGTACCCACTGGCCAAAACGACCTCTGGACATTTTAAAGCCATCTGTCACTCATAACTTATAG